One stretch of Podospora bellae-mahoneyi strain CBS 112042 chromosome 2, whole genome shotgun sequence DNA includes these proteins:
- a CDS encoding hypothetical protein (EggNog:ENOG503NZ7I; COG:E) — MASSGPITTPLTTLLGIKHPILLAGMARTSSAPLAAAVSNAGGLGVIGGFMYTPDQLRGIVTELKSLLAHPSLPFGIDLALPQVGGNARKTNHDYTNGKLDELIDITIESGAKLFVCAVGVPPKHVIERLHSAGILIMNMVGHPKHAVKALDLGVDMVCPQGGEGGGHTGDISGTVLIPAVVDVARKYKPQMLNGQSAMVVAAGGIHNGRGLAAALMQGAVGVWVGTRFVASVEAGCSEQHKQAVVECGFDETERTLVLSGRPLRMKTNDWVRGWHAKPDMIRELTGKGVVPIEYDLDKGNEIDVPHLMGQVAGAIQKVQPAREIVEEMVEEAVQMLRLGGQYLAGNKGPKL; from the coding sequence atggcctcctccggccccatcaccaccccgcTCACAACCCTCCTGGGAATCAaacaccccatcctcctcgccggcaTGGCccgcacctcctccgccccgcTCGCCGCTGCGGTCTCCAACGCCGGCGGTTTAGGGGTTATCGGCGGCTTCATGTACACCCCCGACCAGCTCCGTGGCATCGTCACAGAGCTCAAGTCCCTGCTTGctcacccctccctccccttcggtATCGACCTTGCCCTCCCACAAGTCGGGGGCAACGCGAGAAAGACAAACCACGACTACACCAACGGTAAACTCGACGAGTTGATTGATATCACGATTGAGTCCGGAGCAAAACTGTTTGTCTGCGCAGTGGGGGTCCCGCCGAAGCATGTAATTGAACGGTTGCACAGCGCAGGGATTCTAATCATGAACATGGTTGGTCACCCCAAGCACGCTGTGAAAGCGTTGGATCTTGGGGTTGATATGGTCTGCCCtcaggggggggaggggggtgggcaCACGGGGGATATCAGTGGGACGGTGCTTATTCCTgcggtggttgatgttgcgaGAAAATACAAACCCCAGATGCTCAACGGGCAGAGTGCTatggttgttgctgcgggAGGGATTCATAACGGGAGGgggctggctgctgctttgATGCagggtgctgttggggtttgggtCGGGACGCGGTTTGTTGCTTCGGTTGAGGCGGGGTGTTCGGAGCAGCATAAGCAGGCTGTTGTCGAGTGCGGCTTTGACGAGACGGAGAGGACGTTGGTGTTGAGTGGACGGCCGttgaggatgaagacgaaTGATTGGGTTAGGGGGTGGCATGCGAAGCCGGATATGATTAGGGAGTTGAccgggaagggggtggtgccgaTTGAGTATGATCTTGATAAGGGGAATGAGATTGATGTGCCTCATCTCATGGGCCAGGTTGCGGGCGCGATCCAAAAGGTGCAGCCGGCCAGGGAGATTGtcgaggagatggtggaggaggcggtgcagatgttgaggttgggggggcaGTATCTTGCCGGGAATAAAGGGCCCAAGTTGTAG
- a CDS encoding hypothetical protein (MEROPS:MER0059846; EggNog:ENOG503NW0F; COG:S), which translates to MDWFGRAKIDFAHAATPLPLTRKDGSQTDLLKVVEAAVPKCQMNPLLFNGHLQTIYTAVKEHGPQIYYKRKIFDADHKTYAGTFAVDFVVPQHKDFDEELPPRTAFYSEEEFAGIGSDDSKPMLIALHGLSGGSHEIYLRHAIAPLVMDGGEWEVCVVNARGCANSKVTTGVLFNARATWDVRQFVKWARKMFPNRPLFGVGFSLGANIMTNYVGEEGANCPLKAAIAVSNPFDLEVSNKGLQRTWLGKEVYSKIMGNNLKKLFEQHKEQILKYTNVDYDRVQNVTYLHEFDRAVQTVTWGYPTENAYYRDASSCDAILAIRIPFLAISALDDPIAVKEAIPYQEFAVNPYTVLCTTSLGGHLSWFEIGGGRWHPKPICNFLNAMATDINLEAVSREEKMVGDGKYQFNTDFNPVRRKLNVLE; encoded by the exons ATGGACTGGTTCGGCCGCGCCAAAATCGACTTTGCCCACGCGGCCACCCCCCTGCCCTTAACCAGGAAAGATGGCTCCCAAaccgacctcctcaaggTCGTCGAGGCCGCCGTGCCAAAATGTCAGATGAACCCCCTTCTTTTCAACGGCCATCTCCAGACCATATATACAGCCGTCAAGGAGCACGGCCCGCAAATCTACTACAAGAGAAAGATCTTTGACGCCGACCACAAGACCTACGCCGGCACTTTTGCTGTCGACTTTGTTGTTCCTCAACACAAggactttgacgaggagcTCCCGCCGAGAACGGCGTTTTACTCGGAGGAAGAGTTTGCTGGTATTGGGTCTGATGACAGCAAGCCTATGCTGATAGCGCTGCATGGGCTTTCGGGGGGGTCTCACGAGATTTATCTCCGACATGCTATTGCTcccttggtgatggatgggggcGAGTGGGAGGTTTGTGTGGTTAATGCGAGAGGTTGCGCGAACAGCAAGGTGACGACGGGGGTGTTGTTCAATGCGAGGGCGACGTGGGATGTGAGGCAGTTTGTCAagtgggcgaggaagatgttTCCCAACAGACCTCTGTTTGGAGTGGGTTTCTCGCTTGGTGCCAATATCATGACCAATTacgttggcgaggagggtgcaAACTGCCCATTGAAGGCGGCCATTGCCGTGAGCAACCCTTTCGACTTGGAGGTGTCAAACAAGGGGCTTCAGAGGACAtggttggggaaggaggtCTACTCCAAGATCATGGGCA ACAACCTCAAAAAACTCTTTGAGCAACACAAGGAGCAAATCCTCAAATACACCAACGTCGACTACGACCGCGTCCAAAACGTCACCTACCTCCACGAGTTTGACCGCGCAGTCCAGACCGTCACATGGGGTTACCCTACCGAAAACGCCTACTACCGTGACGCTTCCTCCTGcgacgccatcctcgccatccgcaTCCCCTTCCTGGCCATCTCCGCCCTTGATGACCCAATTGCCGTCAAGGAAGCCATTCCCTACCAGGAGTTCGCCGTGAACCCTTACACAGTTCTCTGCACGACGTCTCTTGGCGGGCATCTGTCTTGGTTCGAAATTGGTGGCGGGAGGTGGCATCCCAAGCCAATCTGCAATTTCCTGAACGCGATGGCAACGGATATCAACTTGGAGGCCGTGAGCAGAGAGGAGAAAATGGTTGGGGATGGAAAGTACCAGTTTAATACCGACTTTAAcccggtgaggaggaagttgaatGTACTCGAGTAG